One genomic window of Osmia bicornis bicornis chromosome 5, iOsmBic2.1, whole genome shotgun sequence includes the following:
- the LOC114881460 gene encoding zinc finger protein 25-like — translation MVGFYHMERISTATTMSVCNEVSTVEPVNPVKSLVCSPDLSAFTSSTCGSKTLPANVEDKTYQCLLCQKIFDQKSLYQSHLRSHGKEGEDPYRCNICGKTFAVPARLTRHYRTHTGEKPYQCEYCSKSFSVKENLSVHRRIHTKERPYKCDVCERAFEHSGKLHRHMRIHTGERPHKCTVCSKTFIQSGQLVIHMRTHTGEKPYVCKACGKRFTCSKQLKVHTRTHTGEKPYTCDICGKSFGYNHVLKLHQVAHYGEKVYKCTSCDETFGSKKTVEMHIKTHTELSVNGSPRNSLIEPEIEISQANSANTASDKENQRTEEPSDDIITYDTPQEFPYYIYSREQYSQPLLVPGEDRSFQSTSVAPVEQPHLFLYPEVSPTYAGFGIQTNDFVSDCSSLLNLPGNDARRRVEAALEAVEEERQREYGIRVEREPILTPPSSNPVSPVPSPDPLDLAIPVRETLILPPRKRCKKILESMESERSGLIAAQRQNSVIQFAKAS, via the exons ATGGTAGGTTTCTATCACATGGAACGTATCTCGACTGCCACAACGATGTCGGTTTGCAACGAAGTGTCAACCGTAGAACCAGTGAATCCGGTGAAGAGCCTGGTATGCAGTCCGGATTTAAGTGCATTCACGTCATCAACGTGTGGTAGCAAAACTCTACCGGCAAATGTCGAAGATAAGACTTACCAGTGTTTGCTGTGTCAAAAAATCTTTGACCAGAAGAGTTTATATCAAAGCCACCTGCGCTCCCATGGTAAAGAAGGCGAAGATCCTTATCGATGTAATATTTGTGGGAAAACTTTCGCGGTACCCGCGCGATTGACCAGGCATTACCGTACGCACACCGGTGAGAAACCGTACCAATGCGAATATTGCAGCAAATCTTTTTCTGTGAAAGAGAATTTAAGTGTGCATCGTCGTATCCATACAAAAGAACGGCCTTACAAATGTGATGTGTGCGAACGTGCATTCGAACATAGTGGTAAACTGCATCGGCATATGCGAATTCACACTGGAGAACGGCCGCACAAGTGTACTGTTTGCTCCAAAACGTTTATTCAAAGTGGTCAGTTGGTAATTCATATGCGCACGCATACTGGTGAAAAACCATATGTTTGCAAAGCTTGTGGCAAGAGATTTACTTGTTCGAAACAACTGAAGGTGCATACGCGTACCCATACTGGGGAGAAACCGTATACTTGCGACATATGCGGCAAATCTTTTGGCTACAATCACGTGTTAAAATTGCATCAG gTTGCCCACTATGGTGAGAAAGTTTATAAGTGTACATCGTGTGATGAGACATTTGGTTCAAAGAAAACAGTGGAAATGCACATTAAAACCCATACAGAATTATCTGTTAATGGTTCTCCTCGAAACTCTCTGATTGAGCCAGAGATTGAGATTTCTCAAGCCAACAGTGCAAATACTGCCAGTGATAAGGAGAACCAAAGGACTGAAGAACCAAGTGACGACATTATTACTTATGACACTCCACAGGAATTCCCATATTACATATACTCCAGAGAGCAGTATTCGCAACCACTTCTAGTGCCAGGTGAAGACAGATCTTTCCAATCAACATCTGTGGCTCCTGTCGAACAGCCTCATTTGTTTCTGTATCCAGAAGTTTCTCCGACATACGCTGGTTTTGGAATTCAGACCAATGATTTTGTTAGCGATTGCTCTTCACTTCTGAATTTACCAGGAAACGATGCTCGTAGGCGAGTGGAAGCTGCGCTTGAAGCAGTCGAGGAAGAACGGCAAAGAGAGTATGGAATTAGGGTTGAAAGAGAACCAATTTTAACTCCTCCTAGTAGTAACCCTGTGAGTCCTGTACCTTCGCCGGATCCTCTTGATTTGGCGATTCCTGTAAGGGAAACATTGATTCTTCCACCACGGAAgcggtgtaaaaaaatattagagTCGATGGAAAGTGAGAGGAGTGGCCTCATCGCTGCACAGCGGCAGAACTCTGTTATACAGTTTGCGAAAGCTTCATAg